The genomic window attttgtcaaaaactggttttatgtaaaaaaaatcccGTTTTACCGTCATTTTTGGAAACTCCTTATATTTGATCTCTATATGCACCAAGGAAATTCACTTTGCCGTCGAAAACTACCCTTGAAGTTTGAACTcctaagttttaaattgaagcattatttcgacaagttatggtttacacagacaaaaaaataataacacatcattataaaatcaatacatttaatatctaaaaggtaactcaaaaattataaaaatataaaaatattatctatttatgtaacagtattataaattataattattatcagctAGGCTTGGGTACTTAGTATTCTAAatgcagtacctatacctattcgTCCTATTCGAAATAATTTTAGGATAGGTACTGTTTcccaaaagtattaataaactataggtaTCTGATTTATTCAGAACAGgtacttttatagttttatagtattaaattacattgtttattttaatatttaaaaattaaaattatgttgaaaatcattaattatcagagttataatatattatacaattaatactgaaataggtaggtagataCCAGGTaagtacaacaatattataataggtatataacatttCCCATTGCCCATTGGCTATAGCAATAGTCTCAAATACCTATTGTCCTATTTCCGAACAcaagtaacatttttttaatatctaaaataaaaaatatctataacaatttttaaatgtatttcaccCAAGTCtggatgaataattaataacaattttttttttttatattcatggtTGCGCTAGTGTTAGGTCGGGTCGACTGTCCGACACCATCGGAATGTTTTGGGTTGCTTTCGTGTCGGCACTGTATCGCGTGGCGAACAGCGAAaagcaaaacaaataaactcGGTCAATCAACGGGATTTCAGTTTTCACAATTTTACGCATCGCAGTGCCCCAGTCATCATTCCGCCGTCCTGTACACGGTGGCTATTGCGACCAATTGTCGGTCATTCGTTATCGTACGAcgatacacaaaaaatatcgTCTCGTTAATAGACATTATACTGTTTATCTGGTCAACGTCGAACGTGTCTTCCGCTCTCATTTTTCGTTGTTATTCTTGTTTCCGTTTTCAATTCTTACCACGCACTAACAAAACGGTCGGCGGCGGTGAATACGACGCATCAGCAGCAGCTGTACTGTATAATTAGTAACAGTGGTCTATCGTTTGGTGGATGTTTCGGTCTTTTGGATAATAGAAATACGCCCGCTCCTGTATAATGGCCGAAAAAAGAAAAGGCAAACGGCGACGGGATGAGGTAAGTTGCTGTCACTATGACACTTGTAATCTTGCCATTGTTGAGGTGGCAAGTTATTATCATAACTTTTTAACCCGAATCGTTGTACTCACTTGactggtaatatattattccaatcggggggttttatttttttgcaggAGTACAGCTTGGACCCTGAGACCTCAGCTGACAAACCCAGCAAGACCGAGTACTCTGTGGCTGCTTGGATACGTAAGAATGTTCCACACAAGAAGACAAAATTTGCAGGCCACAATGTCGAGTACTTTACGGGTCTGTGCTAATAACTTGATTTGCTCTGCTTGTGTTGATAATATGACatattgcttattatttttttttgtcctttTAGGTAGCAAAGCTGTTGACAGTTTGTTGGAATCAAAATGGGCTACCAGTGAGAAGTTGTTCACTACCAGACAAGAGATCGAAGCGTTTTTGGActtgtatgatatttttcatgttttgttataaatattatcttatgtatattatataagtacctttTTCCCTCCCAGAATGTTAAAGCATCAATTTTATCACCGTGCTAAGAAAGTACCAATATCTGATCAAGAACTTAAAGctatgaaaaataagaaatccaaaaaatcaaatgataCTGATAAAGACGAGAAGAAGAAAAcagataaaaagaaaaaagataaGAAAGATGATGAAAGCGAGGAAACTAGTAAAGATGACAAAATTGATGATGATAAAATCAAATCTACTGAAGTaagattatgtttttttctttaaacatttatgatatgtatattttagcttaggtatattatattatattagctgTTCTCGTCACGATGTTGCTCGTGAAAAGAATTGGAAggcaaatgtttttaaacttaaatttttgatataatattatttattgcataataaaattatattgcatgGCAATAATAGGAAAACTTATGTGTATTaccaatttttatcttttgatagaactaatttttttacaaatttttttgtaaacggCATTGTCGACTGCTTCTGGATTGAGAGCAAAAATGACATGTTTGATGTTATTGAcgttatcttaaataaatcacaaaatattctttagttttttaaattctactgAGTGGATGTGTCTAGTTATGATTAGAGGCAGTTTAGAATTAGTGCAAGTGACAATGAAAAAGAATTTTGAAGGAAAGAGGAGAATAGAAAGTCAGAAAATAAGgtggttaaaaatatatttagaattgaGAATGACATGAAATATCTGTTGTGAATAAAAGAAAAGTAGGGAACAGGCACTATAAAAGTGTACGACAATGGTGTCACATGTAGTTTTCAAAGAAATTGACTGAAGAGTTATCCCTATTTTTGAtcctccccccccccccccttttgaaataaaaatggtgCCCATGATTGTGgtctaataatgattttaaatgacCATTATACCAACCTCTCTGATACATAGTTGTTTTATTAGTTAGAGACTAATCtagaatgaaaatattttataaatatgatcttCTTTTATAACAAGTCCAACCAAATTACCTAACTACttcctaaaattaaaattgttgtgtTTGTATTAACAGATTgaacggaaaaaaaaaagtcggaaAATACGTTTAGAAATGCACATGGAACAGTCATTTGTTGATAATTTGGATGCATATGTTTGGATTTATGATCCtattccattttattattgggtAATTGgaacatttattgtatttggtGGAATTGGAATTTGTTTATTCCCATTATGGCCACCACAAGTgaggtaaattaattttatgtaatatggttatttgaaaatataataactaatatctaTTCATTATTGTCTCCATAccttgttaaatttatatttttcatttatttatttcagaatgGGTGTGCAGTACTTAAGTATAGCAGCAGCAggatttctaatatttattattgttttggccATTCTTAGACTAGTCTTATTCAGTTTACTTTGGATATTGACTACAggcaaattacatttttggcTATTCCCAAATTTGACAGAAGATGTAGGGTTCTTTGCTTCATTTTGGCCAATTTATACTGTACGTATACACAATTAATTCTAttcttttagtaaataaaattattaatgtaatatatattgtttatattttagtatagtgTATTCTATAAGAAAAGTACTAAAAaaggaaagaaaaaaaaggagAAATTATCAGATGATGAGGAAGAAGATGATAAAAAACTGGATGATTGTGATGAAGAAAAAAAGTCTTCAGAATCTGAAATTGACGAAAAGGTTCCTGAAACAGAAACATTTGAACATGACAACACTTTATTAGATTCAGAATCTGGGAAATTTGAAAATCCAAAGTagacaattttatacatacattttataaaatgataaattattttaagtcatagactggaatttaaataattattaagatttcTCCAATCTTATAAAAAGTCaactgttatatatatttaatatttatattacatatttcttTCCTAATTGTTATAAgagtaattgaaataaaaagaacaaaaaagttaacaaaaacattttttcatatataattgtttgtactgtttttaggttattttgaatgttatatttttatttttggtcttTTAGagatctatttaataattgtatatttttattaattcaaattaataatatttaaagataaactattttaaataatctatatatttttttctactctataaaaactgatttaaagtttagtttcctgttaaaaaattgtaacttttGACGTGATATTGTGGTTGCtcgatgtaataatattaaatcaatttaataagataatatttatactgaaaTATGTTTGTACAATGACAACATATcacatagttaaatttttatgttgatGATCATACAATCACtaacatcataaaataacttactacTACTAAGTGCTTTGCACACACTCGTACTAAAGTTGTCATACTAGTGTCTAATAACTCTAATAATACAACACATacagctaataatattataaaaataattttttatagaatttaatagaaaacttAACTATCAAATGTATacactttaattaatattttagtttgctAACCTActagtattttttacaatacatacttaagacaatttttataaaaatcttgtttttttccaaattattataaaaattaattattttctaaatttctaaataGGTGTTCTGAAGATTCCTCTTCAACTGATACAGAATCAAGTAGCCAGCAGTCGCACAGTGGTAATGATTTTGTCATGGTTGAAAAACATGATGCCCaagacacataataataagtaattatctataaagttTGTACTTCAtcatgttaacattttaaattaattctttgttatgttttttttttttttattattattatttttcagataaaattaacaaatccttttatttatgttttccaATAGCTTTTGCTGtggtatgatttaaaattaataaaataatttattattgttttactgttatcctattataacttatattcaataaactgcattattattatttttttatattttttttttgttttttatgtacaagtggttaattttctacaaaaaaGAATTCTATACTCAATTAcagcaaatcattaatattttgtaatttaaaactaaatattaataataattacaaagataaaaataattattttatttttaaatgtagaagTATTTTTCTCcctattaatttgataaattgaaaacttaaaatgtaataattaaaataataaaatatcacat from Aphis gossypii isolate Hap1 chromosome 1, ASM2018417v2, whole genome shotgun sequence includes these protein-coding regions:
- the LOC126549495 gene encoding translocation protein SEC62 isoform X1; protein product: MRSTAWTLRPQLTNPARPSTLWLLGYVRMFHTRRQNLQATMSSTLRVCANNLICSACVDNMTYCLLFFFVLLGSKAVDSLLESKWATSEKLFTTRQEIEAFLDLMLKHQFYHRAKKVPISDQELKAMKNKKSKKSNDTDKDEKKKTDKKKKDKKDDESEETSKDDKIDDDKIKSTEIERKKKSRKIRLEMHMEQSFVDNLDAYVWIYDPIPFYYWVIGTFIVFGGIGICLFPLWPPQVRMGVQYLSIAAAGFLIFIIVLAILRLVLFSLLWILTTGKLHFWLFPNLTEDVGFFASFWPIYTYSVFYKKSTKKGKKKKEKLSDDEEEDDKKLDDCDEEKKSSESEIDEKVPETETFEHDNTLLDSESGKFENPKCSEDSSSTDTESSSQQSHSGNDFVMVEKHDAQDT
- the LOC126549495 gene encoding translocation protein SEC62 isoform X2 — translated: MAEKRKGKRRRDEEYSLDPETSADKPSKTEYSVAAWIRKNVPHKKTKFAGHNVEYFTGSKAVDSLLESKWATSEKLFTTRQEIEAFLDLMLKHQFYHRAKKVPISDQELKAMKNKKSKKSNDTDKDEKKKTDKKKKDKKDDESEETSKDDKIDDDKIKSTEIERKKKSRKIRLEMHMEQSFVDNLDAYVWIYDPIPFYYWVIGTFIVFGGIGICLFPLWPPQVRMGVQYLSIAAAGFLIFIIVLAILRLVLFSLLWILTTGKLHFWLFPNLTEDVGFFASFWPIYTYSVFYKKSTKKGKKKKEKLSDDEEEDDKKLDDCDEEKKSSESEIDEKVPETETFEHDNTLLDSESGKFENPKCSEDSSSTDTESSSQQSHSGNDFVMVEKHDAQDT